Proteins from a single region of Mycoplasmopsis edwardii:
- a CDS encoding MAG4270 family putative restriction endonuclease produces the protein MNNSEQIFKFVFKLSSKETAKMKINASLDCYFDENGILIHNEIKLLEGTMFDFFATKSWFSKKSHKTFEFRERIIKLLWWNERKQQSRPDKNSKLLHILTSNELKNLNSYLEKRYDGTINNIIGVLKGNNPAGSYENPNRSELKSDSIFFENNLVMLLDMLKIKKKNIDNKSSWKVTEMQNNDFLAFIKQSNIWPLISDFVNELEKYKKNNLNSSIEREKINNIKKQIWKYKEKYFRLTKEINNIVKNKRQKVYKLKEKINYFEVNALTKTEIAHIYPVKEIQKEIQELVLKEKIFDIRNLEKNKSYKELINQVIDYNNLLVLQPTIHTEYDAHKFYWDPESGSVVIVKESKMDKDIIDKIKEYNIDLNGNNNIRIYLEKYKKYFFKKL, from the coding sequence ATGAACAATAGTGAACAAATATTTAAATTTGTTTTTAAATTATCTTCAAAAGAGACTGCTAAAATGAAAATTAATGCTTCTCTTGATTGTTATTTTGATGAAAATGGTATTTTAATACATAATGAGATAAAACTATTAGAAGGCACTATGTTTGACTTCTTTGCTACAAAATCTTGATTTAGCAAAAAGAGTCACAAAACGTTTGAATTTAGAGAAAGAATAATAAAACTACTATGATGGAATGAACGAAAACAACAAAGTAGGCCAGATAAAAATTCTAAATTATTACACATTTTGACATCAAATGAACTCAAAAACCTTAACTCTTACTTAGAAAAAAGATATGATGGAACAATAAATAATATTATTGGTGTATTAAAAGGTAATAATCCTGCTGGATCCTATGAAAATCCAAATAGATCTGAATTAAAATCAGATTCAATATTTTTTGAAAATAATCTTGTTATGCTTCTTGATATGTTAAAAATAAAAAAGAAAAACATTGACAATAAATCATCCTGAAAAGTAACAGAAATGCAAAATAATGATTTTTTAGCCTTTATCAAGCAAAGCAATATTTGGCCATTGATCTCTGATTTTGTAAATGAATTAGAAAAATACAAAAAAAATAACCTAAATTCAAGCATTGAAAGAGAGAAAATAAATAATATTAAAAAACAGATTTGAAAATATAAAGAAAAATATTTTCGATTAACAAAGGAAATTAATAATATAGTTAAAAACAAAAGACAAAAAGTGTATAAATTAAAAGAAAAAATAAATTACTTTGAAGTGAATGCACTAACCAAAACTGAAATAGCTCATATTTATCCTGTAAAAGAAATACAAAAAGAAATACAAGAATTAGTTTTAAAGGAAAAAATTTTTGATATTCGGAATTTAGAAAAAAATAAATCTTATAAAGAACTAATTAATCAAGTCATTGATTATAACAATCTTTTAGTACTTCAACCTACAATCCATACTGAATATGATGCTCATAAATTTTACTGAGACCCTGAATCAGGTAGTGTAGTTATTGTTAAAGAAAGTAAAATGGACAAAGATATTATAGATAAAATCAAAGAATATAATATAGATTTAAATGGTAATAATAATATAAGAATTTATTTAGAGAAATATAAAAAATACTTTTTCAAAAAACTTTAA
- a CDS encoding NAD(P)-dependent oxidoreductase has product MKIAFFDAKDYDIKYFEKYNEGRHEITYFKENLNLNTAKLAKGYDAVCGFVNTYGDRVILSVLANLGVKYWFQRSMGYNKVDIAAANELGIQVFRIFNYSAESIGEFAFAGLSALNRNLLEANRRVEKYNFSLNGLDGKCIGNSVIGVLGSGKIGQTFIKIAKATGARVLVFDAFAQENFPDLADQLGIEFVSLSKLLEESDFISIHCPLFPATKYLIDEAAVNKMKDGVIIVNTARGEILELNAVINGLKSGKIKGLSTDVLEREEGRFYEDISARIADIQEMDPQWKELIEMPNVLITSHQAFLTDLALTQIAKVILGHADDAQKGNFDNALTIMENGMIKNG; this is encoded by the coding sequence ATGAAAATAGCATTTTTTGATGCAAAAGATTATGATATTAAATACTTTGAAAAATATAATGAAGGAAGACACGAAATTACATATTTCAAAGAAAATTTAAACTTAAACACAGCTAAATTAGCTAAAGGTTATGATGCTGTTTGTGGTTTTGTTAATACATATGGAGATAGAGTTATTTTAAGTGTATTAGCAAATTTAGGTGTTAAATACTGATTTCAAAGATCAATGGGTTACAATAAAGTTGATATTGCAGCTGCTAATGAATTAGGAATTCAAGTTTTTAGAATTTTTAACTATTCAGCCGAAAGTATTGGTGAATTCGCATTCGCAGGACTTTCTGCTTTAAATAGAAATCTTTTAGAAGCAAATAGGAGAGTTGAGAAATATAACTTTTCACTAAATGGGCTTGATGGAAAATGTATTGGTAACTCAGTTATTGGAGTTCTTGGATCTGGAAAAATTGGTCAAACATTTATTAAAATTGCTAAAGCAACAGGAGCGAGAGTATTAGTATTTGATGCTTTTGCTCAAGAAAACTTCCCTGACTTAGCTGATCAACTTGGAATTGAGTTTGTTTCATTATCAAAATTACTTGAAGAATCAGACTTTATTTCAATTCACTGTCCTTTATTCCCTGCTACTAAATACTTAATTGATGAAGCAGCAGTTAATAAAATGAAAGATGGTGTAATTATCGTCAATACAGCACGTGGTGAAATATTAGAACTTAATGCTGTTATTAATGGACTTAAATCAGGAAAAATTAAAGGTTTATCAACAGATGTTCTTGAACGTGAAGAAGGAAGATTCTATGAAGATATTTCTGCTAGAATCGCTGATATTCAAGAGATGGATCCACAATGAAAAGAATTAATTGAAATGCCAAATGTTTTAATTACATCACACCAAGCCTTTTTAACAGATTTAGCTTTAACACAAATAGCTAAAGTAATACTTGGACATGCCGATGATGCTCAAAAAGGTAACTTCGACAATGCCTTAACAATTATGGAAAACGGAATGATTAAAAATGGTTAA
- a CDS encoding nuclease-related domain-containing protein, with protein MNKDIFFSVTITMIVLILLILAAIIVRYLLWYYIYGYKKRKSGFLFEEKVNAEIKKYIKGTGLKFIEGGVYSYNNRQFEIDSLLVSPSMLVVLEYKYLSGTMSGDANAKDIQLSSSKDKKVAKKLFRIKNPISQNENHISNINKVLNKDIMYVSIIVVPNELDVQISNIPDHVKFFKVQELETLINELSIQSKRYPELVNVKEVLNIIEIFKIRTLAEKIRFRNKIKSKQGNK; from the coding sequence ATGAACAAAGATATATTTTTTTCAGTAACAATTACAATGATTGTTCTAATTCTTTTAATCTTAGCAGCAATCATTGTAAGATACTTACTTTGATACTACATTTACGGATATAAAAAGAGAAAAAGCGGCTTTCTTTTTGAAGAAAAAGTTAATGCCGAAATTAAAAAATACATAAAAGGAACTGGCCTAAAATTCATCGAAGGTGGAGTTTACTCATACAATAATAGACAATTTGAAATCGATTCACTTTTAGTATCTCCTTCAATGCTTGTTGTTTTAGAATACAAATACTTAAGTGGAACTATGTCAGGTGATGCCAACGCAAAAGACATTCAATTAAGTAGTAGTAAAGACAAAAAAGTTGCTAAAAAACTTTTTAGAATCAAAAACCCTATTTCACAAAATGAAAACCATATAAGTAACATTAACAAGGTTTTAAATAAAGACATTATGTACGTTTCAATTATCGTAGTTCCAAATGAACTTGATGTACAAATTTCAAACATTCCGGATCATGTTAAATTCTTCAAAGTGCAAGAACTTGAAACATTAATTAATGAACTTTCTATTCAATCAAAAAGATATCCTGAGTTAGTTAATGTTAAAGAAGTTTTAAATATTATAGAGATTTTCAAAATCAGAACATTAGCTGAAAAAATCAGATTCAGAAACAAAATAAAAAGCAAACAAGGTAATAAATAA
- the dcm_N gene encoding DNA (cytosine-5-)-methyltransferase N-terminal subunit, translated as MKEIKIFEFFSGIWSQMKALKNLEKSLNFTTKSVGACDFYIDAIVSYMCIHHGNLEPENDFTKEEMISILDKFKFSNNSKDIVSENYFKKINEQKLRQLFPYLFAFINNDYFNKKYDKNILQYERLNATDIRDFDTLPDNIDILTYSFPCQDLSQQGKQKGIEKNTRSGLLYEIERILKLNLNNLPKVLILENVKALVSKKFINQFNAWINVLSELGYKSSWKIMNASDFGSAQNRERVFMVSVLSDENFEFPKINENNSKNVSNIWEYDGEHKIIQLDSNQKMNDFKITKNKIQKAFINNYSNFNSENYIYSINSKGATLTASGANSRLKFWVNNEIQIMNSLEALLYMGFERDDYEKIKSSNLLNENKIIFTAGNSISVEVLETLFKKIIKEVITDEQ; from the coding sequence ATGAAAGAAATAAAAATATTTGAATTTTTCTCAGGTATTTGGTCACAAATGAAAGCATTAAAAAATTTAGAAAAATCTTTAAATTTTACAACAAAGTCAGTTGGTGCATGTGATTTTTATATTGATGCAATTGTATCTTATATGTGTATTCATCATGGTAATCTAGAACCAGAAAATGATTTTACAAAGGAAGAAATGATTTCTATATTAGATAAATTTAAGTTTTCTAATAACTCTAAAGATATAGTTAGTGAAAATTATTTTAAAAAAATAAATGAGCAAAAACTAAGACAATTATTTCCATACTTGTTTGCTTTCATTAATAATGATTACTTTAATAAAAAATATGACAAAAATATTTTGCAATATGAAAGATTAAATGCGACCGATATTCGCGACTTTGACACATTACCAGATAACATTGATATTTTAACGTACTCATTTCCTTGCCAAGACTTAAGTCAACAAGGAAAACAAAAGGGAATAGAAAAAAATACAAGGTCGGGGCTTCTTTATGAAATTGAAAGAATTTTAAAATTAAACCTAAATAATTTACCTAAGGTTTTAATTTTAGAAAATGTAAAAGCTCTAGTATCAAAAAAGTTTATCAATCAATTCAATGCATGAATTAATGTTTTATCAGAATTAGGTTATAAATCTTCTTGAAAAATTATGAATGCTTCTGATTTTGGTAGTGCTCAAAACAGGGAAAGAGTTTTCATGGTGTCTGTACTTTCGGATGAAAATTTTGAATTCCCTAAAATTAATGAAAATAATAGTAAAAATGTTAGCAATATTTGAGAATATGATGGAGAACATAAAATAATCCAATTAGATTCAAATCAAAAAATGAATGATTTTAAAATAACAAAGAATAAAATACAAAAAGCATTTATTAATAACTATTCTAATTTTAATAGTGAAAATTATATTTACTCTATTAATTCTAAGGGAGCAACTTTAACTGCAAGCGGAGCTAATTCTAGATTAAAATTTTGAGTAAATAATGAAATTCAAATAATGAATTCCTTGGAAGCGCTTTTATATATGGGGTTCGAAAGGGATGACTATGAAAAAATAAAAAGTAGCAATCTTTTAAATGAAAACAAAATTATATTTACTGCAGGGAATTCCATTTCGGTAGAGGTTTTAGAGACCTTATTTAAAAAAATAATCAAAGAGGTGATTACTGATGAACAATAG
- a CDS encoding leucine-rich repeat protein — MIKRAKKLIIGLSMSTILLPIVACSKPEERQVEIREEKPIILTPIEGSQTNSGTSSSKSNEKTPESPKHTQGESNNKTNETESSSSNQSESTTSAGDEKQKPTAPVSNDQKRDYSSEYASLVTEVNEFIGSELKELKQEVNRDLLRSFINEVSYENIIKKALSNDEYSQKINELKAIYNNVKASYKNAEEVSVTEEDLQEVDKRDLKENFSSIHKNNDYNMNVKSNRDANTFMNLIDKNLVKDIEYQGYTEANKERIGEFTRELVKHLDDEFDKVQTVFNWIRRNLRYAFSEKDRPAIEPYDVLLRKVAVCGGYSNLYKAMLDSLDIKNSIVIGWSRGGDHQWNLVFDSKTNTYYHSDPTWGYLNKPVEDFARDHRAYKIIDSVYSTNGFSYEYNFGVSLVSSNNENKYPEHIENNLSIVSISESALKNSKTLYVGANIDRIEYEGGTFDIQEIVVDKDNQYYASKDGVLYNKDFTKLLIVPEKYQNDTLVLPNTVREIEDSKFSINVDNLRKIKVEPGNFWFASYGGVLYNNGLRKIVVIPKLAQTIITPENAILDSHDFAHNPNINSIIISEGAKDIPEFTFNKLDNLKEITFPSTLKTVSNNAFNQINLSKVKFDTSKIKDAKVIETLNTIKSRYKK, encoded by the coding sequence ATGATTAAAAGAGCAAAAAAATTAATTATTGGTTTATCAATGTCAACAATATTGTTACCAATTGTTGCGTGTTCTAAACCTGAAGAAAGACAAGTTGAAATCAGAGAAGAAAAACCAATTATTTTAACTCCTATCGAAGGTTCTCAAACTAATAGTGGTACTTCTTCATCAAAATCTAACGAAAAAACACCTGAATCACCAAAACACACGCAAGGCGAATCAAACAATAAAACAAATGAAACTGAGTCTTCATCATCAAACCAATCAGAATCTACAACATCTGCTGGCGATGAAAAACAAAAACCAACAGCACCTGTTTCAAACGATCAAAAAAGAGATTATAGTAGTGAGTATGCTTCATTAGTAACTGAAGTTAATGAATTTATTGGAAGTGAACTTAAAGAACTTAAACAAGAAGTTAATAGAGACCTTTTAAGAAGCTTTATAAATGAAGTTAGTTATGAAAACATTATTAAAAAAGCTTTATCAAATGATGAGTATTCTCAAAAAATCAATGAATTAAAAGCAATTTATAATAATGTAAAAGCATCATATAAAAATGCTGAAGAAGTTTCTGTAACTGAAGAAGATCTTCAAGAAGTAGATAAAAGAGATTTAAAAGAAAACTTTTCAAGCATTCATAAAAATAATGATTACAACATGAATGTTAAATCAAATAGAGATGCTAACACTTTTATGAACTTAATTGATAAAAACCTTGTCAAAGATATTGAATACCAAGGTTATACAGAAGCTAATAAGGAAAGAATCGGTGAATTCACAAGAGAACTTGTTAAACACTTAGATGATGAGTTTGATAAAGTGCAAACAGTGTTTAATTGAATTAGAAGAAACTTAAGATATGCATTCAGCGAGAAAGATCGTCCAGCAATTGAACCATATGATGTTTTATTAAGAAAAGTTGCTGTATGTGGTGGATATAGTAATCTTTATAAGGCAATGCTCGATTCATTAGATATTAAAAACTCTATTGTTATTGGTTGATCAAGAGGTGGTGATCATCAATGAAACTTAGTTTTTGATTCAAAAACAAATACATATTACCATTCAGATCCAACATGAGGATACTTAAACAAACCAGTAGAAGATTTTGCTAGAGATCATAGAGCATACAAAATTATTGATTCAGTTTATTCAACAAATGGATTTAGTTATGAATATAATTTCGGTGTCTCATTAGTTAGTTCAAATAATGAAAATAAATATCCAGAACACATCGAAAATAATTTAAGCATTGTTTCTATTTCTGAAAGTGCTCTTAAAAATTCAAAAACCTTATATGTAGGTGCTAACATTGACAGAATTGAATATGAAGGCGGAACATTTGACATTCAAGAAATTGTAGTTGACAAAGATAACCAATACTATGCTTCAAAAGATGGTGTTTTATATAACAAAGATTTCACTAAACTTTTAATTGTTCCTGAAAAATATCAAAATGATACATTAGTATTACCAAACACTGTTAGAGAAATAGAAGACAGCAAATTCTCAATCAATGTTGATAACTTAAGAAAAATTAAAGTAGAACCAGGTAACTTCTGATTTGCAAGTTATGGAGGAGTTTTATATAACAATGGTTTAAGAAAAATTGTTGTTATTCCTAAATTAGCGCAGACAATTATCACACCAGAAAATGCTATTTTAGATTCACATGACTTTGCTCATAATCCAAATATTAATTCAATTATTATTTCAGAAGGCGCTAAAGATATCCCTGAGTTTACTTTTAATAAATTAGATAACTTAAAAGAAATAACTTTCCCATCTACATTAAAAACAGTTTCAAATAATGCATTTAACCAAATTAACTTAAGTAAAGTAAAATTCGATACATCAAAAATTAAAGATGCAAAAGTTATCGAAACATTAAATACTATTAAATCAAGATATAAAAAATAA
- a CDS encoding helix-hairpin-helix domain-containing protein yields MNIEKHAILTTSKELNISTKQVSIVLEMLSAGDTVPFISRYRQSATGGLNEEQIYQIDKLFKYYEALNKRKEAIIEILKEKSLLTDELLNKINSSKTKSELESIYEPFKVGKITKASEAIKLGLEPLAKRIFENKDPKFNIKEEAKKYLSDKVISIEFAITQANYIIAQWISQNINIKEEIKNRIYTFALIKTKVKKNAEDEKEKFKIYYDYSIPVKYIKNHNVLAINRGVNLRILNLSFDYKIENFVSYVLYMVDKRKINSENLKEPILDSLKRLILPSVEREVFAELFAKAEASAIEIFSNSVEKLLNAPAIDNVNILSIDPGFKNGCKVAVLNKNGDLLKVEKIYPHEPIKKVDEANKIIADLITKYNTDIVVIGNGTASRETERFVANLIKKYNFANLKYTIVSEVGASIYSASKIAIEEFPDLSVEERSAVNIGRKFLDPLNEYVKIDPKSIGVGQYQHDVNQKELENYLTFKVQKVVNEIGVDINSATKSILTYISGLSEKLAENIVQYRKENGEFKDRNEIKKVKGLGAKTFEQAIGFLRIFNTTKYLDKTYIHPESYKLANSIIDEYDLSPSEDGIDVSHLSAEKIAEQYNADIYDVKLILKALSSPVKRIKKDKSGFALQSSVIELSDLAEGSKVIGTIENITDFGIFAYIGIKENLFIHTKDLKVSDNQSQFDLYYPGQSIEAIITNIDIDRKRVSGKII; encoded by the coding sequence TTAAACATTGAAAAACACGCAATTTTAACAACAAGTAAAGAATTAAACATCTCTACCAAACAAGTTTCAATCGTACTTGAAATGCTTAGTGCTGGTGATACAGTTCCTTTTATTTCTAGATATCGTCAAAGTGCTACAGGTGGACTAAATGAAGAACAAATTTATCAAATTGATAAATTATTCAAATACTATGAAGCACTTAACAAAAGAAAAGAAGCTATCATTGAAATCTTAAAAGAAAAATCATTATTAACAGATGAATTATTAAACAAAATTAATTCAAGTAAAACAAAAAGCGAACTTGAATCAATTTATGAACCATTCAAAGTTGGTAAAATCACAAAAGCTTCAGAAGCTATTAAATTAGGACTAGAGCCACTTGCTAAACGTATTTTTGAAAACAAGGATCCTAAATTTAATATCAAAGAAGAAGCTAAAAAATACTTATCAGATAAAGTAATCTCAATTGAATTTGCTATCACACAAGCAAACTACATTATTGCACAATGAATCTCACAAAACATTAATATTAAAGAAGAAATCAAAAACCGTATTTATACTTTTGCACTTATTAAGACCAAAGTTAAGAAAAATGCAGAAGATGAAAAAGAAAAATTTAAAATATACTATGACTATTCTATTCCTGTTAAATACATTAAAAACCACAATGTTTTAGCTATTAATAGAGGGGTTAATCTAAGAATCTTAAACTTATCATTTGATTATAAAATTGAGAATTTTGTTTCTTATGTTTTATACATGGTAGACAAAAGAAAAATTAATTCCGAAAACTTAAAAGAACCTATTTTAGACTCATTAAAAAGACTAATTTTACCTTCAGTGGAAAGAGAAGTTTTTGCAGAATTATTTGCTAAAGCAGAAGCTTCTGCAATTGAAATTTTCTCAAACTCGGTTGAAAAACTTTTAAATGCACCAGCAATTGATAATGTTAATATTTTATCTATTGACCCTGGTTTTAAAAATGGATGTAAGGTTGCAGTTTTAAACAAAAATGGTGATTTATTAAAAGTTGAAAAAATTTATCCTCATGAACCAATCAAGAAAGTTGATGAAGCAAACAAAATTATTGCAGATTTAATTACTAAATATAACACTGATATTGTAGTTATCGGTAATGGAACAGCTTCAAGAGAAACAGAAAGATTTGTCGCAAACTTAATTAAAAAATATAACTTTGCAAACCTTAAATATACAATTGTTTCTGAAGTTGGAGCAAGTATTTACTCAGCATCTAAAATTGCTATTGAAGAATTCCCTGACCTTTCAGTTGAAGAAAGAAGTGCGGTAAACATTGGTAGAAAATTCTTAGACCCACTTAATGAATATGTAAAAATTGATCCTAAATCAATTGGGGTTGGTCAATACCAACATGATGTTAACCAAAAAGAATTAGAAAACTATTTAACATTCAAAGTTCAAAAAGTAGTTAACGAAATTGGGGTTGATATTAACTCTGCTACAAAATCTATCTTAACTTATATCTCAGGTTTAAGTGAAAAACTAGCTGAAAATATTGTTCAATATCGAAAAGAAAATGGTGAATTTAAAGATAGAAATGAAATCAAAAAAGTTAAAGGTCTTGGAGCTAAAACTTTTGAACAAGCAATTGGTTTCTTAAGAATCTTTAACACTACAAAATACCTTGATAAAACATATATCCACCCAGAATCTTATAAGTTAGCCAACAGCATTATTGATGAATATGATTTATCACCAAGTGAGGATGGTATTGATGTATCACATTTATCTGCTGAAAAAATTGCTGAGCAATACAATGCAGATATTTATGATGTAAAACTTATTTTAAAAGCATTATCCTCACCTGTTAAAAGAATTAAAAAAGATAAAAGTGGATTTGCACTTCAAAGCAGTGTTATTGAGCTTAGTGACTTAGCAGAAGGCTCAAAAGTAATTGGTACAATTGAAAATATTACCGACTTTGGTATCTTTGCTTACATTGGGATCAAAGAAAATCTTTTTATACATACCAAGGACCTTAAGGTAAGTGATAATCAAAGTCAATTTGATTTATATTATCCAGGTCAAAGTATCGAAGCGATTATTACAAACATTGATATTGATCGTAAAAGAGTTTCAGGTAAAATCATTTAA
- a CDS encoding 23S rRNA (pseudouridine(1915)-N(3))-methyltransferase RlmH — MKLNIVAVGSLSKEYKVLFDDYVKKINFFCKVNVIEIKEQKIDNINLKKEKETLMILEKIPKNSNVIYLSLQGKQISSEEFSDKIVDIDNLTFVIGGSNGVIEEYFKDKINFSKMTFPHQLFRVMLIEQIYRAFTIKHGITYHK; from the coding sequence ATGAAGTTAAATATTGTTGCTGTTGGTTCCCTTTCAAAAGAATACAAAGTTCTTTTTGATGATTATGTTAAAAAGATTAATTTCTTTTGTAAAGTGAATGTTATAGAGATTAAAGAACAAAAGATTGATAATATTAATCTTAAAAAAGAAAAAGAGACATTAATGATCTTAGAAAAAATCCCTAAAAACTCAAATGTAATTTATTTATCATTACAAGGTAAACAAATTAGTTCAGAAGAATTTAGTGATAAGATTGTTGATATTGATAATTTAACGTTTGTTATTGGTGGCTCAAACGGTGTTATTGAAGAGTATTTTAAAGATAAAATAAATTTTTCTAAAATGACTTTCCCACACCAATTATTTAGAGTTATGTTAATTGAACAAATTTATCGTGCTTTCACTATTAAGCATGGTATTACATATCATAAGTAG
- a CDS encoding aquaporin, whose translation MVNKQKKNNLKNGLDFFKSLFSYFNLKKSTRVNAEKPKNLMTWVAHGISELIGTILISLLLAGLSTVISAKGGKAIIIEHYLIHPSLVGLYAGFIAVGLVLFIFLRWSCDLNPAVSLTRYLNGTNDGWYTSYKILIQFIGALIAGLIIYAVGNGATNGEFVSNLPINSISAADKVFPPFKQATFDSKFVSGSIWIVFVEISMTVILLMPIFSPRIEGKYRDTFIMAIISFSVWMGVLSGTAAINPARGLAQQLPILIFESSKSSEGFLAYTQLVTNDASNVSQVWNGVVSGTISMLLGGFMAPFVYLFIQGFTEKVFNPFVTKVIAFKNFKSQNMQKPYNNDKK comes from the coding sequence ATGGTTAATAAACAGAAAAAAAATAATTTAAAAAATGGACTTGATTTCTTTAAATCATTATTCAGTTACTTCAATTTAAAGAAATCAACAAGAGTTAATGCTGAAAAACCTAAAAACTTAATGACTTGAGTTGCTCACGGAATTTCAGAATTAATTGGTACAATCTTAATTTCATTATTATTAGCTGGTTTAAGTACAGTTATTAGCGCAAAAGGCGGAAAAGCAATTATTATTGAACATTACCTAATTCACCCATCTTTAGTAGGTCTTTATGCAGGATTTATTGCGGTTGGTTTAGTATTATTCATTTTCTTAAGATGAAGTTGTGATTTGAACCCAGCTGTCAGTTTAACAAGATACCTTAACGGTACAAATGATGGTTGATATACATCATACAAAATCTTAATTCAATTTATCGGAGCTTTAATTGCAGGTTTAATTATTTATGCAGTTGGTAATGGTGCAACAAATGGTGAATTTGTTTCTAATTTACCAATTAACTCAATTTCAGCCGCAGATAAAGTGTTTCCACCTTTCAAACAAGCTACATTTGATTCAAAATTTGTTTCAGGTTCAATCTGAATCGTTTTTGTTGAGATTTCAATGACAGTTATTTTATTAATGCCAATCTTCTCGCCAAGAATTGAAGGAAAATACCGTGATACATTCATTATGGCTATTATTTCTTTCTCAGTATGAATGGGTGTTTTAAGTGGTACAGCAGCTATTAACCCAGCTCGTGGATTAGCTCAACAATTACCAATCTTAATTTTTGAAAGTTCAAAATCTTCAGAAGGATTTTTAGCTTACACACAATTAGTTACAAATGATGCTTCAAATGTTTCTCAAGTATGAAACGGAGTTGTTTCAGGAACAATTTCAATGCTACTTGGAGGATTCATGGCTCCATTTGTATACTTATTCATTCAAGGATTTACAGAAAAAGTATTCAATCCTTTTGTTACAAAAGTTATTGCATTTAAAAACTTCAAATCACAAAACATGCAAAAACCATATAATAATGATAAAAAATAA